One window from the genome of Bacteroidota bacterium encodes:
- a CDS encoding sigma-54-dependent Fis family transcriptional regulator, whose translation MPTVFVVEDERILRVTIADDLRDAGYKVFEFADAVAALTLLQNQEADIIISDIKMPRMDGLDFLKRVKEINPDIYVVMMTAFATVETAVQAIKLGAYDFLTKPFPKEQPLLIIQRIQELKTIKADNKILRTQLIGEYDFSSFIGDETETKSLFGNVKIVSNSQTTVLISGETGTGKELLANILHYNSNRNKERLIKVSCAILSREIFESELFGHEKGAFTGADKIKIGRFELADKGTLYLDDIDDMPMDLQVKLLRVLEQMEIERVGGMQTIKIDVRLIASTKHDLKKLVGEGKFREDLFFRLNVFPIHLKPLREKKGDIVYLLNHFIKQFSGGKEIKMEEEVLQLLKKYNWPGNVRELKNLVERIVLLAQDNKITASLIPIEIKYEDKAILKTLPGDKPLDEHLNDIEYYFIIKTLEKCGGNKSNAAKLLGLPLSTLRTKMEKHKIPF comes from the coding sequence ATGCCAACTGTTTTTGTTGTAGAAGACGAACGGATCCTCCGGGTTACCATAGCCGATGATTTGCGCGATGCGGGTTATAAAGTTTTTGAATTTGCCGATGCAGTTGCCGCGTTAACCCTGCTTCAGAATCAGGAAGCGGATATTATTATTTCGGATATTAAGATGCCGAGGATGGACGGATTGGATTTTCTGAAACGGGTAAAAGAAATTAATCCCGATATATATGTAGTGATGATGACCGCCTTTGCCACCGTTGAAACTGCCGTGCAGGCAATTAAGTTGGGCGCGTATGATTTTCTGACCAAGCCATTCCCGAAAGAACAGCCCCTGCTCATTATCCAGCGGATTCAGGAATTAAAAACTATAAAGGCGGATAATAAAATTTTACGCACCCAACTTATCGGAGAATATGATTTCTCTTCTTTTATTGGCGATGAAACAGAAACAAAATCCTTGTTTGGAAATGTAAAAATTGTTTCCAACTCGCAAACAACCGTATTGATTTCGGGCGAAACCGGCACAGGAAAAGAATTGCTTGCTAACATCCTTCACTATAACAGTAATCGAAACAAAGAGCGGCTGATAAAAGTAAGCTGTGCCATTCTATCGCGCGAGATTTTTGAAAGCGAACTCTTCGGGCATGAAAAAGGCGCTTTTACCGGAGCCGATAAAATTAAAATAGGACGGTTTGAACTGGCAGATAAAGGAACTCTTTATCTGGACGATATTGACGATATGCCGATGGATTTGCAGGTGAAACTTTTGCGCGTGCTCGAACAAATGGAAATTGAAAGAGTGGGCGGAATGCAAACCATCAAAATAGATGTGCGGCTGATTGCTTCTACAAAACATGATTTAAAGAAATTAGTGGGCGAAGGAAAATTCAGAGAAGATTTATTTTTCCGCCTGAATGTTTTTCCCATTCACCTGAAACCCCTGCGCGAAAAAAAGGGAGATATAGTTTATTTATTAAATCACTTTATAAAACAATTCAGTGGCGGAAAAGAAATTAAAATGGAAGAGGAGGTGTTGCAGCTATTAAAAAAATATAACTGGCCCGGCAATGTGCGCGAACTGAAAAACCTTGTAGAGCGGATTGTTTTGCTGGCGCAGGATAATAAGATTACCGCTTCGTTAATTCCCATTGAAATTAAATATGAAGACAAAGCCATTTTAAAAACACTGCCCGGAGATAAACCGCTGGATGAACACCTGAATGATATAGAATATTATTTTATTATCAAAACACTTGAAAAGTGCGGAGGCAATAAATCAAATGCCGCAAAACTGCTCGGGCTTCCGCTCTCCACGCTGCGAACAAAAATGGAGAAACACAAAATTCCGTTTTGA
- a CDS encoding two-component sensor histidine kinase, producing the protein MKRTFIPLFWKFTIGIVLAIILFNAINIPIIWHTVSGSLERELNQRGVFIAKSIAEKSLSSMLYDDVAELNNIIDRTRGIDSNIAYILISDNKNNIIAHTFENGIPAELIKANSLKNNSELNVVLIQDENENSKYIRDIAVPVLGSKNGTIRVGLYENQIRKDINFTYNYLIIVLLLFLILSLLIAFLYSYVITTPIKFISQTANEINLDSLQEILDKKIVLEKSFSFKLRRLFFSHDEIDILYNKFIEMIERLEKTHTELQQTHKSLLNSEKLASVGILASGIAHEISNPISGIKNCIRRISSDPVNVSQNINYFTMMTEAANKIENVVQGLLHFSYKHEFVLTKTDIHSPLEHALLLASYHLEKSNITTINKIPANQFFISASQNQFEQVLLNLLINSVDAIIEKRKKENNNDGEIMIYCKSDLENVFLYIKDNGIGIPKDKLDKIFDPFFTTKQPGQGTGLGLPISYNIIKQHNGEIKIESEYGIGTLITIVLPVYKNN; encoded by the coding sequence TATTATTTTATTCAATGCCATAAACATCCCTATCATCTGGCATACGGTTTCCGGTTCGCTTGAAAGAGAACTTAACCAGCGGGGAGTTTTTATCGCTAAAAGCATTGCTGAAAAATCTTTATCCAGCATGCTGTATGATGATGTTGCTGAATTAAATAATATTATTGACCGCACACGCGGCATAGATTCCAACATTGCTTATATATTAATTTCAGATAATAAAAATAATATCATTGCCCACACTTTTGAAAACGGTATTCCCGCAGAGCTAATCAAGGCAAACTCATTAAAAAATAACAGTGAGTTAAATGTTGTACTAATTCAGGATGAAAATGAAAACAGCAAATATATCCGCGATATTGCTGTGCCGGTTCTTGGCAGTAAAAACGGAACCATCCGAGTGGGGTTGTACGAAAACCAGATACGGAAGGACATTAATTTTACTTACAATTATTTAATTATTGTGCTGCTGCTTTTTTTAATTCTCAGTTTGCTCATTGCCTTCCTTTATTCGTATGTTATTACAACTCCCATAAAATTTATCAGCCAAACGGCAAATGAAATTAATCTGGATTCGCTGCAGGAAATATTAGACAAGAAAATAGTTCTGGAAAAAAGTTTTTCTTTCAAACTCCGCAGATTGTTTTTTTCCCACGATGAAATTGATATTCTCTATAATAAATTTATCGAGATGATTGAACGGCTCGAGAAAACCCATACTGAACTTCAGCAAACTCATAAATCGCTTCTCAATTCTGAGAAACTCGCTTCGGTTGGAATTCTGGCATCGGGCATCGCCCATGAAATAAGCAATCCCATTTCGGGAATCAAAAATTGCATACGCAGAATTTCTTCCGACCCGGTTAATGTTTCCCAAAACATTAATTATTTTACCATGATGACTGAAGCCGCAAATAAAATTGAGAACGTGGTGCAGGGGCTTCTTCACTTTAGTTACAAGCATGAATTTGTTTTAACTAAAACCGATATACACAGTCCGCTTGAACACGCGCTTCTTCTTGCTTCCTATCATCTGGAAAAAAGTAATATCACCACAATAAATAAGATACCCGCTAATCAATTTTTTATTTCTGCCAGTCAAAATCAATTTGAACAGGTGCTGTTGAATCTTCTCATTAATAGTGTAGATGCTATTATCGAGAAAAGAAAAAAAGAAAACAATAACGATGGAGAAATAATGATTTATTGTAAATCGGATTTGGAAAATGTATTCCTATATATAAAGGATAACGGTATTGGCATTCCAAAAGATAAACTGGATAAAATATTTGATCCTTTCTTCACCACCAAACAACCCGGTCAGGGAACAGGATTAGGACTTCCCATTTCCTACAATATTATTAAACAACATAACGGAGAAATAAAAATTGAAAGCGAATACGGTATTGGAACATTAATTACTATTGTATTGCCGGTTTATAAAAATAATTAA